A single Prochlorococcus marinus XMU1410 DNA region contains:
- the zwf gene encoding glucose-6-phosphate dehydrogenase: MPSTLSNPLRLGLRQERVISPQCLVIFGASGDLTHRKLIPALFELFLQRRIPSEFGIIGCARRPWTDNEFREKMKAKLTNQISGKEREWEQFSNYLFYEPVDLQQSEHVLRLSRRLNEIDKTQATHGNRTFYLSVSPNYYASGCKALKAASLLDDPKKSRLVIEKPFGRDYSSAKKLNKIVQSCAEESQIYRIDHYLGKETVQNILVLRFANTIFEPIWNRNYISSVQITSSETVGVEDRAGYYESSGALRDMLQNHMTQMLAVTAMEPPGKFEPEAIRNEKAKVLQASKLADENEPWNCCIRGQYGEGGNISNRLKGYRQEDGVNCNSTTETYIATKVFVDNWRWQGVPFYLRTGKRLPKRLGEIVLTFKDVPVHLFESTIINPAPNQLILRIQPNEGATFRFEVKSPGSGMKSRPVEMEFSYDESFGEPSDEGYVRLLADAMLSDPTLFTRSDEVEAAWKLYTPLIELMDNSPWKLPIYNYESMTWGPPESDQLISKDDIFWRRP; encoded by the coding sequence ATGCCTTCAACTTTAAGTAATCCTCTAAGATTAGGTTTACGACAGGAAAGAGTCATATCTCCACAATGCTTAGTAATATTTGGGGCTAGTGGAGACCTTACTCATAGAAAATTAATACCAGCCTTATTTGAACTCTTTTTGCAAAGAAGAATTCCTAGTGAATTTGGGATAATTGGTTGTGCGAGAAGACCTTGGACTGATAATGAGTTTAGAGAAAAGATGAAAGCAAAGCTAACAAATCAAATATCTGGTAAAGAAAGGGAGTGGGAACAATTTTCTAATTATCTTTTCTATGAACCAGTTGACTTACAACAAAGTGAGCATGTCTTAAGGCTTTCTAGAAGATTAAATGAAATTGATAAAACACAAGCTACTCATGGGAATAGAACATTTTATTTATCCGTATCTCCGAATTACTATGCAAGTGGATGTAAAGCTCTTAAAGCAGCTAGCCTTTTAGATGACCCTAAGAAAAGTCGTTTAGTGATTGAAAAACCTTTTGGAAGAGATTATTCAAGTGCAAAAAAATTGAATAAGATCGTTCAAAGTTGCGCTGAAGAAAGTCAGATTTACAGGATAGATCATTATTTAGGTAAAGAGACAGTTCAGAATATTCTTGTCTTGAGGTTTGCCAACACTATTTTTGAACCTATCTGGAATAGAAATTATATATCAAGTGTTCAAATTACTTCATCTGAAACAGTGGGTGTTGAAGATAGAGCAGGTTATTACGAAAGCTCTGGTGCTCTAAGGGATATGCTTCAAAATCATATGACTCAAATGCTTGCTGTTACTGCAATGGAACCTCCTGGAAAGTTTGAACCAGAAGCGATAAGGAATGAAAAAGCTAAGGTTCTTCAAGCTTCAAAACTTGCTGACGAGAATGAACCGTGGAATTGTTGCATAAGAGGTCAATACGGAGAGGGAGGAAATATTTCAAATCGACTCAAAGGATATAGGCAGGAAGATGGTGTTAATTGTAATAGCACAACAGAAACTTATATTGCGACAAAAGTTTTCGTTGATAACTGGCGTTGGCAAGGGGTTCCTTTTTATTTGAGAACAGGTAAAAGACTACCTAAAAGACTTGGAGAAATAGTCTTGACTTTTAAAGACGTACCTGTTCATTTATTTGAATCAACAATAATAAATCCTGCCCCAAATCAACTTATCCTTAGAATTCAGCCAAATGAAGGGGCTACTTTCAGATTTGAGGTAAAATCTCCTGGTTCTGGAATGAAATCAAGACCTGTTGAGATGGAATTTTCTTATGATGAATCATTTGGAGAACCTTCAGATGAAGGCTATGTAAGATTATTAGCTGATGCAATGCTTTCTGACCCAACCTTATTTACTCGAAGTGATGAAGTAGAGGCCGCATGGAAGCTTTATACGCCATTAATAGAATTGATGGATAATTCTCCTTGGAAGTTACCTATTTATAATTATGAATCTATGACTTGGGGACCTCCTGAGTCTGATCAATTAATTTCAAAAGATGATATTTTCTGGCGCAGACCTTAA
- a CDS encoding SRPBCC family protein has product MNNPQESMNHYKESDFRTIEQTMEKLSGGTRRLAAQLTTSASFDSLWSVLTDYDRLNLYIPNLLSSKKIFQNGNNVHLKQVGAQDFLGVKFSAEVTIDLFEDKALGLLKFNLIKGDFRKFEGSWKIQNIKNTSKNSLIYDLTVQGCQWMPIGMIENRLKKDLSENLIAVDKQAKSSTK; this is encoded by the coding sequence ATGAACAATCCTCAAGAATCAATGAATCATTATAAAGAAAGTGATTTCAGGACAATTGAGCAGACGATGGAAAAGCTTTCTGGAGGAACAAGACGACTTGCAGCTCAACTTACAACTTCTGCAAGTTTCGATTCTCTATGGAGTGTTTTAACAGATTATGATCGACTAAATCTTTACATACCAAATCTGTTATCTAGCAAAAAAATCTTTCAGAACGGAAATAATGTACATCTTAAACAAGTTGGGGCTCAGGATTTCCTTGGCGTGAAATTTTCAGCGGAAGTAACTATAGATTTATTCGAAGATAAGGCGCTTGGCCTTTTAAAATTCAATTTAATAAAAGGAGACTTCAGGAAGTTTGAAGGTAGCTGGAAAATCCAAAATATTAAAAATACTTCAAAGAATTCATTAATTTACGATCTCACTGTTCAAGGTTGTCAGTGGATGCCCATAGGGATGATAGAAAATAGACTAAAAAAAGATCTGTCAGAAAATTTAATTGCTGTTGATAAGCAAGCAAAATCTTCAACAAAATAA
- the folD gene encoding bifunctional methylenetetrahydrofolate dehydrogenase/methenyltetrahydrofolate cyclohydrolase FolD encodes MSLKLDGKKLSLEIEERLTKYISINKNIAKRAPGLAVIRIGEDLASGVYVNNKEKACSRIGIKSFIFHLKDSVEQKEVEQLIIKLNSDKDIDGMLLQLPIPKKFDEQKLISHINPSKDVDGLNEINIGKLVKNEPAMRSCTPAGIINLLRSQNITIEGKKIVVIGRSLLVGKPLSLMFLNLNGTVTVTHSKTLNLNKVCREADILIAAAGKPNLVDSSFVKEGAVIIDVGIHRLKSSDKSQTRLCGDVLLEDVISKVFAYTPVPGGVGPMTVTMLLVNTIFSWQKQFGLSSTLNDLLP; translated from the coding sequence ATGTCATTAAAATTAGACGGCAAAAAATTATCTCTTGAAATTGAAGAAAGATTAACTAAATATATCTCTATTAATAAAAATATTGCAAAAAGAGCTCCTGGTTTAGCTGTAATAAGAATAGGTGAAGACCTCGCGAGTGGTGTTTACGTTAACAATAAGGAAAAAGCATGTTCAAGAATCGGAATAAAGAGCTTTATCTTTCATCTAAAAGATAGTGTAGAGCAAAAAGAAGTTGAACAATTAATAATCAAACTTAATTCTGATAAGGATATCGATGGAATGTTACTACAACTTCCCATCCCAAAGAAGTTTGACGAGCAAAAACTGATCAGCCATATTAATCCAAGCAAAGATGTAGATGGACTAAATGAGATAAATATCGGCAAACTAGTGAAAAATGAGCCTGCGATGAGATCATGCACACCAGCAGGAATTATTAATTTATTAAGATCCCAGAATATTACAATTGAAGGCAAGAAAATTGTTGTCATAGGGAGAAGTTTGCTTGTTGGGAAACCCCTATCACTTATGTTTTTGAATCTAAATGGCACGGTAACAGTTACTCACTCAAAAACATTAAATTTGAATAAAGTTTGTAGAGAAGCAGACATACTAATTGCGGCTGCAGGAAAACCCAATCTTGTAGATTCGAGTTTTGTGAAAGAAGGAGCAGTAATTATTGATGTTGGAATACATAGATTAAAAAGTTCCGATAAAAGTCAAACCAGATTATGTGGCGATGTATTATTAGAAGATGTCATTTCTAAAGTATTTGCTTACACACCTGTACCAGGAGGTGTTGGACCAATGACAGTAACAATGTTACTTGTCAATACTATTTTTAGCTGGCAAAAACAATTTGGTTTATCATCAACTCTTAATGACCTTTTGCCATAA
- a CDS encoding FAD-binding oxidoreductase, which yields MYSQAKVIAGGLAHIPVVIAVFYFILTTFNKRALKFVEDVKTKKPESKAVEQKKPAISKAETSKIEAPKTETSKVAKKKHADVPVNIYRPKTPFEGTVIQNYSLLKEGAIGRVNHITFDLKDSDPFLNYVEGQSIGIMPAGEDANGKPHKLRLYSIASTRHGDDFNGNTVSLCVRQLQYEKDGETINGVCSTYLCDIKPGDKVKITGPVGKEMLLPDEEDSNIVMLATGTGIAPMRAYLRRMFEPTEKEKNKWNFKGKAWLFMGAPKSANLLYEEDLQRYLVDNPDNFKYTKAISREQQNTKGGRMYIQDRVLESANELFNMIEDEKTHIYLCGLKGMEPGIDEAMTKAAEEKGLNWSELRPQLKKAGRWHVETY from the coding sequence ATGTATTCACAAGCAAAAGTAATCGCAGGGGGATTAGCTCATATACCAGTGGTAATAGCTGTTTTTTATTTTATACTTACAACTTTTAATAAAAGAGCTTTAAAATTTGTTGAAGATGTAAAAACAAAAAAACCTGAATCAAAAGCTGTGGAACAAAAAAAACCAGCTATTTCAAAAGCAGAAACTTCAAAAATAGAAGCTCCGAAAACAGAAACTTCTAAAGTGGCTAAGAAAAAACATGCAGATGTTCCAGTCAATATTTACCGTCCTAAGACACCATTCGAGGGTACAGTCATTCAAAACTATAGTCTTCTCAAAGAAGGAGCAATTGGTAGAGTTAATCACATAACTTTCGACCTTAAAGATAGTGATCCATTCTTAAATTATGTTGAAGGTCAAAGTATTGGTATCATGCCTGCTGGTGAAGATGCTAATGGAAAACCTCACAAATTAAGACTGTACTCAATAGCTAGTACCAGACATGGAGATGATTTTAATGGAAATACAGTCTCTCTTTGCGTAAGACAGCTTCAGTATGAAAAAGATGGTGAAACCATTAATGGTGTTTGCTCTACTTACTTATGTGATATTAAGCCTGGAGATAAAGTAAAAATAACAGGTCCTGTAGGTAAAGAAATGCTTCTCCCTGATGAAGAGGATTCAAACATTGTTATGTTGGCCACTGGAACTGGAATAGCACCAATGAGGGCTTATTTAAGAAGAATGTTCGAACCAACTGAAAAAGAAAAAAATAAATGGAATTTCAAGGGTAAAGCTTGGTTATTTATGGGTGCACCAAAATCAGCTAATTTGTTATACGAAGAAGATCTTCAAAGATACCTTGTAGATAATCCAGATAATTTTAAATATACAAAAGCTATTAGTCGTGAGCAGCAAAATACAAAAGGTGGAAGAATGTACATTCAAGACAGAGTTTTAGAGTCAGCCAATGAACTTTTTAATATGATTGAAGATGAAAAAACACACATATATCTTTGTGGATTAAAAGGTATGGAACCTGGAATAGATGAAGCAATGACTAAGGCGGCAGAAGAAAAAGGGTTAAACTGGTCCGAATTAAGACCTCAATTAAAAAAGGCAGGAAGATGGCACGTAGAAACTTACTAA
- a CDS encoding cobyrinate a,c-diamide synthase translates to MPCVISSPSTDSGKTTLSLLLSCWAFSKGIKIQTFKVGPDYLDQQQLSSIGQPICRNLDIFLSGEEWVQESFFKHSLKYEFSLIEGAMGLFDGLGSTTYSSTANISKLLHAPIIFIVNARGQVASLLATIRGFRDFDSELSIAGIIFNNVNSDRHKKLIKEVFKNEDIAILGFLPSDSKITLNKANLGLVSPLDNGKEIDVEYFANFAERNLDVCSLSKFLKSPKKKIFNSVNLQDFKIDKSKPIAIAEDKIFHFQYPETKEFLSEIGIPLISWSIYDDEEIPNEASSLIIPGGFPEKYADHISNSTKSLNSLRKFRKNGFIYAECGGMMILGDCIKDENGNNHKMSGILPFRSKKSKLSLGYRYIEGLKDTPIIKQNQLIRGHEFHYWEIENNLSELDFGKAEYQKKLSSPWKIKSWTTEYKNEGFFDEKLHASWIHLHLPSSPEVAKNFIDATQITFSKHS, encoded by the coding sequence ATGCCTTGTGTAATATCTTCTCCTTCAACTGATAGTGGAAAAACTACATTATCGCTTTTGCTATCTTGTTGGGCGTTCTCAAAAGGTATAAAGATACAAACTTTCAAGGTTGGCCCAGATTATCTTGATCAACAACAACTTAGTTCAATTGGCCAACCTATTTGTAGGAATTTAGATATTTTTTTAAGTGGTGAGGAATGGGTTCAAGAAAGTTTTTTTAAACATTCTTTGAAATATGAATTCTCATTAATCGAAGGAGCAATGGGTCTGTTTGATGGATTAGGGTCAACAACCTATTCCAGCACAGCAAATATCTCTAAACTTCTCCATGCCCCAATAATTTTTATTGTTAATGCTAGAGGTCAAGTAGCTTCTCTTTTGGCGACTATTCGAGGTTTTAGAGATTTCGATAGTGAGTTGTCAATAGCAGGAATTATATTTAACAACGTTAATTCAGATAGACATAAAAAATTAATCAAAGAAGTTTTTAAAAATGAAGACATCGCAATTCTTGGTTTTTTACCATCTGATTCAAAAATAACTTTAAACAAAGCTAATTTAGGTTTGGTATCTCCATTGGATAATGGAAAAGAAATTGATGTTGAATATTTTGCAAATTTCGCTGAAAGAAATCTTGATGTGTGTTCTCTTTCTAAATTCTTGAAATCTCCTAAAAAGAAAATATTTAATTCTGTAAATCTTCAAGATTTTAAAATAGACAAAAGTAAACCTATCGCTATTGCAGAAGATAAAATCTTTCATTTTCAATACCCTGAAACTAAAGAATTTTTAAGTGAAATAGGCATACCATTGATTTCATGGAGTATTTATGATGATGAAGAAATACCTAATGAAGCTTCTTCTTTAATTATTCCTGGGGGGTTTCCTGAAAAATATGCTGATCATATAAGTAATTCTACAAAAAGCTTAAATTCGTTAAGGAAATTCCGCAAAAATGGATTTATATATGCTGAGTGCGGAGGGATGATGATTTTAGGAGACTGTATAAAAGATGAAAATGGTAATAATCATAAAATGAGTGGCATCCTGCCTTTTAGATCAAAAAAAAGTAAACTTTCACTAGGTTATAGATACATTGAGGGTTTAAAAGACACTCCGATCATTAAACAAAATCAATTAATTAGAGGACATGAATTTCATTATTGGGAAATTGAAAATAATTTATCTGAACTTGATTTTGGAAAAGCTGAGTATCAGAAGAAACTTTCCTCCCCATGGAAAATTAAATCTTGGACTACTGAATACAAAAATGAAGGCTTTTTTGATGAAAAATTACATGCAAGTTGGATTCACTTACATTTGCCAAGTTCTCCAGAAGTCGCAAAAAACTTTATAGATGCCACCCAGATTACTTTTTCAAAGCATTCTTAA
- a CDS encoding HDIG domain-containing metalloprotein — translation MQNITTTLKKLSYLWSRSQVPVKEPIKISRIDNLIIFLVCILISIISSYKLLLNSPLNISDIFSWFLTFTEILISTVVLILVSKKENPTISSRQIFLIITLLLAVQVTKLALASTISPLSIIIPPALIISQGMGSITALTWVSIASLIWPDPEIIINNNLFFILLVCASIVSLLGGRIRSRAQLLQLSIFVPIGSFLSQWILIGKDKIFLINKQDFVLANGNIFSDSLLLAIAMLFTILFIPIFESIFGLLTKARLLELADKEKPLIRRLSLEAPGTFEHTLLICGLAEEATRIIGGDIDLIKTGGLYHDVGKLHAPNWFIENQDGSKNPHDELDDPIKSAEVLQAHVDEGLKFARKNRLPKLITNFIPEHQGTLKMGYFFQKAKEKNLDINEYNFRYKGPIPQSKETAILMLADGCEAALRALNINASDKEALKTISNIIYSRQKDGQLDDSNLSKGEIFLIRRAFLNVWKRIRHRRIQYPTSKNNTFS, via the coding sequence GTGCAAAACATCACAACTACCCTAAAGAAATTGTCTTATCTGTGGAGTCGAAGTCAAGTCCCAGTAAAAGAACCAATTAAAATTTCAAGAATAGATAATCTCATTATTTTTTTAGTATGCATTTTAATTTCAATAATTTCTTCTTATAAACTACTTCTTAACTCGCCTTTAAATATTTCAGATATTTTTTCTTGGTTTTTGACCTTTACTGAAATACTTATTAGTACAGTAGTTTTGATATTAGTTTCAAAAAAAGAGAATCCCACAATTTCTTCAAGACAGATCTTCTTGATTATTACTCTTCTTTTAGCAGTACAAGTTACGAAATTAGCCTTGGCTTCAACCATAAGTCCATTATCTATTATAATTCCGCCGGCTTTAATAATATCCCAAGGAATGGGAAGCATAACAGCTTTAACTTGGGTATCAATAGCTAGTCTTATTTGGCCTGACCCAGAAATTATTATCAATAACAATTTATTTTTTATTTTATTAGTTTGTGCTTCAATCGTATCTCTTCTTGGAGGCAGAATAAGAAGTAGAGCTCAGTTACTTCAACTATCAATTTTTGTCCCCATAGGATCATTCTTGAGTCAATGGATATTGATAGGTAAAGATAAAATATTTCTTATTAACAAGCAAGATTTTGTTTTAGCTAATGGGAATATATTTTCTGATTCCTTGCTTTTGGCAATAGCTATGCTTTTTACAATCTTATTTATACCTATTTTTGAATCGATTTTTGGATTATTAACTAAAGCAAGATTACTCGAATTAGCTGATAAGGAGAAACCTCTAATTAGAAGATTGTCTCTAGAAGCTCCTGGTACTTTTGAACATACCTTACTTATATGTGGTTTAGCAGAGGAAGCAACAAGAATTATTGGTGGTGATATTGATCTAATTAAAACTGGAGGGTTATATCATGATGTTGGCAAATTACATGCACCTAATTGGTTTATTGAAAATCAGGATGGTTCAAAAAATCCGCATGACGAATTAGATGATCCTATTAAAAGTGCAGAAGTATTACAGGCACATGTTGATGAAGGATTGAAATTTGCAAGAAAAAATAGACTACCTAAACTGATTACAAATTTTATCCCTGAACATCAAGGCACACTAAAAATGGGATATTTTTTTCAAAAAGCTAAAGAAAAAAATCTCGATATTAATGAATATAATTTTAGATACAAAGGCCCTATCCCTCAATCAAAAGAAACAGCGATTTTAATGCTTGCAGATGGATGTGAAGCAGCACTAAGAGCTTTGAATATTAATGCATCTGATAAAGAAGCTTTGAAAACAATATCTAATATTATCTACTCGCGTCAAAAAGATGGGCAATTAGATGATAGTAATTTATCGAAAGGAGAAATTTTTCTAATAAGAAGGGCATTCTTGAATGTTTGGAAAAGAATAAGACATAGAAGAATTCAATATCCAACTAGCAAAAATAATACTTTTTCTTGA
- a CDS encoding glucose-6-phosphate dehydrogenase assembly protein OpcA, with the protein MKPQLTLQAPLELPYQEISNYLNKLWISEDKENSGANTFTLMVWQPAWLEQCLVQKGLVNGPITGNLSPEIIEVAKKFILDQGLPITTSLNSEELLNLLKENLSNKDFEDFRGQFFESSISTLNPRRLITLAPTLNKNSGIKTFVSAYCPLSDTPAMQPICGDLVVIRGDSAAISNKGLKIINELSIDELPKWLWWNGSLDESPEIFEYFTNYGLRLIIDTALGSPQRCLKVLDQLNNSNKAINDLNWVRLKNWRESLAMIFDPPSRRPILDHITDIDIDIAGDHMIQALFMISWISDKLGWSFLTVARDAESTKIEFERINGEIISASINPLSLGNPRIHLGQVIGLRLISKISEVQKNNTCVILGCESVECMRLEAGGMANMELIEQVVPNSFSTSEYEVSKLLGSSRGKTSPLFENSIKIALQIFNGFNN; encoded by the coding sequence ATGAAACCTCAACTAACACTCCAAGCCCCATTAGAGCTGCCTTATCAGGAAATTTCTAATTACCTTAATAAATTATGGATTTCAGAAGATAAAGAAAATAGTGGAGCTAATACTTTTACATTAATGGTCTGGCAGCCTGCTTGGCTAGAACAATGTTTGGTTCAAAAAGGATTGGTAAATGGACCAATTACTGGAAATTTAAGTCCAGAGATAATTGAAGTTGCTAAGAAATTTATATTAGATCAAGGACTTCCTATCACTACTTCCCTTAATAGTGAAGAATTATTGAATTTGTTGAAGGAAAATTTATCAAATAAAGACTTTGAAGATTTTAGAGGACAATTTTTTGAATCATCAATAAGTACTTTGAATCCAAGAAGATTAATAACTTTAGCTCCAACATTAAATAAAAATTCAGGTATCAAAACTTTTGTATCGGCTTACTGTCCATTAAGTGACACTCCAGCTATGCAACCTATATGTGGCGATTTAGTTGTTATTAGGGGGGACTCGGCTGCAATATCTAATAAAGGATTAAAAATAATAAATGAATTATCTATTGATGAATTACCTAAATGGTTGTGGTGGAATGGAAGCTTGGATGAATCGCCTGAAATCTTTGAATATTTTACTAATTATGGTCTAAGGTTAATAATTGATACTGCCCTTGGATCGCCTCAAAGATGTTTAAAAGTTTTAGATCAATTAAATAATTCAAATAAAGCTATTAATGATTTGAATTGGGTTAGATTGAAAAATTGGAGAGAATCATTGGCAATGATTTTTGATCCGCCTTCGAGAAGACCAATTTTAGATCATATTACTGATATTGACATTGATATCGCAGGAGATCATATGATTCAAGCTTTGTTTATGATTTCATGGATTAGCGATAAACTTGGTTGGTCTTTTCTAACAGTTGCAAGGGATGCAGAATCAACAAAAATAGAGTTTGAAAGAATTAATGGCGAAATAATCTCTGCATCAATTAATCCCTTATCTTTGGGAAATCCAAGAATTCATTTAGGACAAGTTATTGGATTGAGGCTGATTTCAAAAATTAGTGAGGTTCAAAAAAATAACACTTGTGTAATACTTGGCTGTGAATCAGTGGAATGTATGAGACTTGAAGCAGGGGGAATGGCTAATATGGAATTAATAGAACAAGTTGTTCCAAATTCTTTTTCTACATCAGAGTACGAAGTTAGTAAATTGTTGGGAAGTAGTAGAGGAAAAACCAGTCCTCTTTTTGAAAATTCTATTAAGATTGCCCTTCAAATATTTAATGGTTTTAATAACTAA
- the crtE gene encoding geranylgeranyl diphosphate synthase CrtE: MTEVENSISDFEKYLKNTKKVVEEALDFSLGPENPEILRESMRYSLLAGGKRIRPILCLASCALAGGEPSLAVPTAVAIEMIHTMSLIHDDLPAMDNDDLRRGRPTNHKVYGDAIAILAGDALLTRAFEMVSLRSPGVDPNRLLNVVGELSLVAGAPGLVGGQVVDLECEGKEVDLETLEYIHLHKTGALLKACVRTGAMIAGANEKLLQALTTYAEGIGLAFQIIDDILDLTSSSEKLGKTAGKDLLADKTTYPKLLGMEESKKRAFDLVEKAKKAIKPWGEDAKYLTSLADFITNRDR; encoded by the coding sequence ATGACTGAAGTTGAAAATAGTATTTCTGATTTTGAAAAATATCTTAAAAACACAAAAAAGGTTGTAGAAGAAGCACTTGATTTTTCCTTGGGCCCTGAGAATCCTGAAATATTAAGAGAATCAATGAGATATTCCCTATTAGCTGGAGGGAAAAGAATACGTCCAATTTTATGTTTAGCATCTTGCGCACTGGCTGGAGGAGAACCCTCTCTCGCAGTTCCTACTGCGGTAGCGATAGAAATGATCCATACAATGTCCTTGATTCATGATGATCTACCCGCCATGGATAATGATGACTTGAGGAGAGGTAGGCCTACTAATCATAAGGTATATGGAGATGCAATAGCTATTCTTGCAGGTGATGCCTTGTTAACAAGGGCCTTTGAAATGGTCTCTTTAAGAAGCCCTGGAGTCGATCCAAATAGATTATTAAATGTAGTTGGTGAATTATCCCTAGTTGCTGGTGCACCAGGCCTAGTAGGGGGACAAGTTGTTGATTTGGAATGCGAAGGCAAAGAAGTTGACCTTGAAACTCTCGAATATATTCATCTTCACAAAACTGGGGCTTTATTAAAGGCCTGCGTAAGAACAGGCGCGATGATCGCAGGAGCTAACGAAAAATTATTACAAGCTCTGACAACATATGCTGAGGGAATTGGTTTAGCCTTCCAAATAATAGATGATATTCTTGATTTAACTTCCAGTAGTGAAAAGCTTGGTAAAACTGCCGGCAAAGATCTTTTAGCTGACAAGACTACTTATCCTAAATTACTTGGAATGGAGGAGTCAAAGAAAAGAGCATTTGATTTAGTTGAAAAAGCAAAAAAAGCAATTAAACCTTGGGGTGAAGATGCAAAGTATTTAACATCGTTAGCCGACTTTATTACAAATAGAGACAGATAA
- a CDS encoding divergent PAP2 family protein produces MTEFFPFFNNSVLFWSLVSCLLAQFFKIVFNFFSTGEIRFGIMFETGGMPSSHSALITGATSGIGYEIGFDSSIFALSVAVALIVMYDASGVRKSAGIQAAEINKLSKKLNPQSELMLKETLGHTKIEVMVGSFLGPLITLPGLFFLGSPLKIFNLIIN; encoded by the coding sequence ATGACTGAGTTTTTTCCTTTTTTTAATAATTCAGTTCTTTTCTGGAGCCTAGTATCCTGTTTGCTAGCTCAATTTTTTAAAATTGTATTCAATTTCTTTTCAACTGGAGAGATAAGATTTGGAATTATGTTCGAGACGGGCGGAATGCCCTCAAGTCATTCCGCCTTAATAACTGGTGCTACATCTGGGATAGGTTATGAAATAGGATTTGATAGCTCTATATTCGCATTATCAGTTGCAGTAGCACTAATAGTGATGTATGACGCTAGTGGTGTTAGAAAATCAGCTGGGATTCAAGCTGCAGAAATTAATAAACTATCAAAAAAACTAAACCCACAATCTGAATTAATGTTAAAAGAAACCCTGGGTCATACAAAAATTGAGGTCATGGTGGGGAGTTTCTTAGGACCATTAATTACTTTGCCTGGATTGTTTTTTTTGGGTTCTCCTCTCAAAATATTTAATTTGATAATAAATTAA